In Gemmatimonadota bacterium, one genomic interval encodes:
- a CDS encoding DUF523 and DUF1722 domain-containing protein, with translation MSELSMMDIHRAEMPVRIGISSCLLGERVRYDGGHKRDDYLVDVVGRYVEWIPVCPEVEAGMGTPRETVQLTRVDGDVRMLTKNGVDHTDRVDWFARQRVQTLEQARLSGYILKSRSPSCGMERVPVVQPEGAALRSGRGIFARRLMDALPHLPVEEERRLNNPRVRENFISRVFACYRWLQLADSGLTRQSLMSYHRAYKYLLMAHSQEGTRRLGRLLAKPERYATTRELADAYLGEFNRVMKRTPSRRNHTNVLQHMAGYVSDRLDGRTRRELTRMIQKYHEELLPLIVPVVMLRHYVREFDITYLQDQTYLHPFPGELMLLN, from the coding sequence ATGAGCGAACTGTCCATGATGGATATCCACCGGGCCGAAATGCCTGTACGCATCGGCATTTCGTCCTGCCTGCTCGGCGAGCGGGTCCGCTACGACGGCGGACACAAGCGCGACGACTACCTCGTGGACGTGGTCGGCCGTTACGTGGAGTGGATCCCGGTCTGTCCGGAGGTGGAAGCGGGCATGGGTACGCCACGGGAGACCGTGCAGTTGACCCGGGTCGACGGCGATGTCCGGATGCTGACGAAGAACGGAGTCGACCACACCGACAGGGTGGACTGGTTCGCCCGGCAACGCGTGCAGACCCTGGAGCAGGCCAGGCTCAGCGGCTACATCCTGAAGAGTCGGTCGCCCTCCTGCGGCATGGAAAGGGTTCCCGTGGTCCAGCCCGAGGGCGCCGCGCTGCGAAGCGGGCGCGGGATATTCGCCCGGCGGCTGATGGATGCCCTGCCCCATCTGCCCGTGGAAGAAGAGCGGCGTCTAAACAACCCGCGGGTCCGGGAGAACTTCATCAGCCGGGTTTTCGCCTGCTACCGCTGGCTGCAGCTCGCCGATTCGGGCCTGACCCGGCAATCATTGATGAGCTATCACCGGGCCTACAAGTACCTCCTCATGGCGCACAGCCAGGAAGGCACGCGCCGTCTCGGACGGCTGCTGGCAAAACCGGAGCGTTATGCCACCACCCGGGAACTGGCGGACGCCTACCTGGGCGAATTCAACCGGGTCATGAAAAGAACGCCGTCCCGGCGGAACCACACCAACGTGCTGCAGCACATGGCGGGCTATGTCTCCGACCGGCTCGACGGCCGCACACGCCGTGAACTGACGCGCATGATCCAGAAGTACCACGAGGAACTGCTGCCCCTGATCGTGCCCGTGGTCATGCTGCGGCATTACGTGCGGGAGTTCGACATCACCTACCTGCAGGACCAGACCTACCTCCATCCCTTTCCCGGCGAACTGATGCTGCTCAACTAG
- a CDS encoding phytanoyl-CoA dioxygenase family protein — translation MTQKALPIQLTDAQVARFHDEGYLVVPDLLAADEVEAFVRHQADPEAESLRQGLRTHLSDPFWQRLAHHPNVAGVARQILGGRPRIVQTMYMAKEPAKPDEELGGAGISLHQDSHYLPNEPDTLMACWIAMSDTDPENGGLCVAPGSHKDTLRETTLNTNPEHMSWENDYGMRSPDGREWTEKLYSFDVVGIEEDDLVRLTVPRGSGVFFTSRTVHGSYANRSHTRARLAFAVHYVKEGTWVFRTDVQDTTPVDLPGA, via the coding sequence ATGACGCAGAAAGCCCTGCCCATCCAGCTCACCGACGCGCAGGTCGCCCGGTTCCACGACGAAGGCTACCTCGTCGTCCCGGACCTGCTGGCGGCGGATGAGGTCGAGGCCTTCGTCCGGCACCAGGCCGATCCGGAAGCCGAGTCCCTGCGGCAGGGGCTTCGTACCCATCTTTCGGACCCCTTCTGGCAACGGCTGGCTCACCATCCCAACGTGGCCGGCGTCGCCCGCCAGATCCTGGGTGGACGGCCCCGCATCGTACAGACCATGTACATGGCCAAGGAACCGGCCAAACCGGACGAGGAACTGGGCGGCGCCGGCATCTCGCTGCACCAGGATTCCCACTACCTGCCCAACGAGCCCGATACGCTGATGGCCTGCTGGATCGCCATGAGCGATACCGATCCGGAGAACGGCGGCCTGTGCGTGGCGCCGGGCAGCCACAAGGACACTCTGCGGGAAACGACCCTGAATACCAATCCGGAGCACATGAGCTGGGAGAATGACTACGGCATGAGATCGCCGGACGGCCGCGAGTGGACCGAGAAGCTCTACTCATTCGACGTGGTGGGCATCGAGGAAGACGACCTCGTCCGGCTGACGGTGCCGCGCGGCAGCGGGGTGTTCTTCACCAGCAGGACGGTACACGGTTCCTATGCCAACCGTTCCCACACGCGGGCGCGCCTGGCCTTCGCCGTCCACTACGTGAAGGAAGGCACCTGGGTGTTCCGGACCGACGTGCAGGATACGACCCCGGTGGACCTGCCGGGGGCCTGA
- a CDS encoding D-glycerate dehydrogenase has translation MKRLNVLLLPVRPIYSPWCVDIREAIGDRHDLRDLDDAKPLAPQFAGVDVVIDQGGSRGTREMMDAAADCRLWQIVGTGFDHFDLAYIKTKGIPTANTPGLFSDVALAETAMMFIIMVSRRYREAVDNLRQGRMYNPLGYELEHQTLGIVGFGASGQALARRAKPFGMRILGIDVREIESEVLDDIQPDFIGGPDDLDRVVAESDFLSLHLHLNDETRHIIDGRRLGLMKPTASVINVARGALVDEAALYDALVQGKIGGAGLDVFAQEPPDPSLPVYQLPNVVVTPHIAGVTDGTSRRRAAAAAENTDRVARGLEPLYRIDQ, from the coding sequence ATGAAGCGCCTGAACGTGCTGCTGCTTCCCGTACGCCCCATTTACAGCCCGTGGTGCGTGGACATCCGGGAAGCCATCGGAGATCGCCACGATTTGAGGGACCTTGACGATGCCAAACCCCTGGCGCCCCAGTTCGCGGGCGTGGATGTGGTGATCGACCAGGGCGGAAGCCGGGGTACGCGGGAGATGATGGACGCAGCGGCCGACTGCCGGCTGTGGCAGATCGTGGGCACGGGATTCGACCACTTCGACCTGGCCTATATCAAGACGAAGGGCATCCCCACGGCCAATACCCCCGGCCTGTTCAGCGACGTCGCCCTGGCCGAGACCGCCATGATGTTCATCATTATGGTTTCGCGGCGTTACCGGGAAGCGGTGGACAATTTACGACAAGGCCGTATGTACAATCCGCTCGGATATGAGCTGGAGCACCAGACACTGGGCATCGTGGGATTCGGCGCGAGCGGACAAGCGCTGGCCCGCCGGGCGAAACCTTTCGGCATGCGGATCCTGGGCATCGACGTCCGGGAGATCGAATCCGAGGTGCTCGACGACATTCAGCCGGACTTCATCGGCGGCCCGGACGATCTGGACCGGGTCGTAGCCGAAAGCGACTTCCTCTCCCTGCACCTGCATCTGAACGACGAGACCCGCCATATCATCGACGGCCGGAGGCTGGGCCTGATGAAACCGACGGCCAGCGTCATAAACGTGGCCCGCGGCGCCCTCGTGGACGAAGCGGCCCTCTACGACGCTTTGGTCCAGGGGAAGATCGGCGGGGCCGGCCTCGACGTCTTCGCCCAGGAACCGCCCGATCCGTCCCTGCCCGTCTACCAGTTGCCCAACGTGGTCGTCACGCCCCATATCGCCGGGGTGACGGACGGTACCTCCCGCCGGCGGGCCGCCGCGGCCGCGGAGAACACGGACCGGGTCGCCCGGGGCCTGGAACCCCTGTACCGGATCGACCAGTGA
- a CDS encoding thiamine pyrophosphate-binding protein: MPQMTTAEAIVRTLIAHGIDTVFGLPGVQNDALYNAFYDHRDDIRVVHTRHEQGAAYMALGYALSTDRTGVYNVVPGPGFLNGTAALSTAYATNAKVLCLTGEIPTKYLGRHTGQLHEINGQLDVLRSLTKWAARIDSTAGAPSRTAEAIRQLNSGRPRPVGLECPWDVLASEGEAPGIPGPLPISNPPVDAETLEAAARKLGRAKNPMIFVGRGAMNVSEEITRLAELLQAPVIGYRTGRGVLDSRHYLSHPNPTAHKLWPKVDVVLAVGSRLAIPQLYWGVDEHLTTIRIEVDARAQDRIARPDIAITTRSEDAMPLLVEAVERHNRVRPSREAEMRALKAETDEMFAFLEPQTSFLRVIREELGEDGLFVEELTQVGYAARQIMPVYKPYTFISTGYQGTLGWGFPTALGVKVAHPDKPVISVTGDGGFMFGVQELATAVQHRIGLVTLLFNDNAYGNVKRMQQKLYGNRVIASDLHNPDFVRMAESFGARGIRAETPEEMRRAIRAGFAEDGPTLVEIPVGEMPDVDRFKRGARVRGTAERSEHALQW, translated from the coding sequence ATGCCACAGATGACCACCGCCGAAGCTATCGTCCGGACACTGATTGCACATGGCATCGATACCGTCTTCGGACTGCCGGGCGTGCAGAACGACGCCCTCTACAACGCGTTCTACGACCATCGGGACGATATCCGCGTCGTCCACACGCGCCACGAGCAGGGCGCGGCGTACATGGCCCTTGGGTACGCACTCTCAACCGACCGGACGGGGGTCTACAACGTGGTCCCGGGACCGGGGTTTCTCAACGGGACCGCCGCCCTGTCCACGGCCTATGCCACCAACGCAAAGGTGCTCTGCCTGACGGGCGAGATCCCGACGAAGTACCTCGGGCGCCACACGGGCCAGCTGCACGAGATCAACGGCCAGCTCGACGTGCTGCGGTCCCTGACCAAGTGGGCCGCCCGCATCGACAGCACCGCCGGTGCGCCTTCCAGGACGGCCGAGGCCATCCGGCAGCTGAACTCCGGCCGGCCGCGCCCTGTCGGCCTGGAATGCCCCTGGGACGTGCTCGCGTCCGAAGGCGAAGCACCAGGCATTCCCGGACCGTTACCCATATCCAATCCCCCGGTGGACGCGGAGACGCTGGAAGCCGCCGCGCGGAAACTGGGCCGGGCCAAAAACCCCATGATCTTCGTAGGCCGGGGCGCCATGAACGTTTCCGAAGAGATCACGCGGCTCGCCGAGCTGCTCCAGGCGCCAGTCATCGGGTACCGAACGGGCCGCGGCGTGCTCGACAGCCGCCACTACCTGAGCCATCCCAACCCCACGGCCCACAAGCTTTGGCCGAAGGTGGACGTCGTCCTCGCCGTGGGGTCCAGGCTGGCCATCCCCCAGCTCTACTGGGGCGTTGACGAGCACCTGACGACCATACGGATCGAGGTGGACGCCCGGGCCCAGGACCGCATCGCCCGGCCGGACATCGCCATCACCACGCGGTCCGAAGACGCCATGCCACTGCTGGTCGAAGCGGTGGAAAGACACAACCGCGTCCGCCCGTCCCGGGAAGCCGAAATGCGCGCCCTGAAAGCGGAGACCGATGAGATGTTCGCGTTCCTGGAACCCCAGACCTCCTTTCTGCGGGTGATCCGGGAAGAACTGGGCGAAGACGGCCTCTTCGTGGAGGAACTGACCCAGGTGGGTTACGCCGCCCGGCAGATCATGCCGGTGTACAAGCCCTACACCTTCATCTCCACGGGTTACCAGGGCACCCTGGGCTGGGGCTTCCCCACGGCTCTCGGCGTGAAGGTCGCCCACCCGGACAAGCCCGTCATCTCCGTTACCGGCGACGGCGGGTTCATGTTCGGCGTGCAGGAACTGGCCACGGCCGTCCAGCACCGCATCGGCCTGGTGACGCTCCTCTTCAACGACAACGCCTACGGCAACGTAAAGCGGATGCAACAGAAGCTGTACGGCAACCGGGTGATCGCCTCCGACCTGCACAACCCCGATTTCGTCCGGATGGCCGAATCCTTCGGCGCACGGGGCATCCGGGCGGAGACCCCGGAGGAGATGCGCCGGGCCATCCGCGCGGGATTCGCCGAAGACGGTCCCACCCTGGTGGAGATCCCGGTGGGCGAGATGCCGGACGTGGACCGTTTCAAGCGGGGAGCCCGCGTGCGGGGCACGGCCGAACGCTCCGAACACGCCCTGCAGTGGTAG
- a CDS encoding fumarylacetoacetate hydrolase family protein — translation MKTARFACNGQVLEAVFENGKLMVGTVAYDPEDVMFLPPVDHTSKAIGVALGYTEHAKELNLDLPEEPILFNKMPQTFIGHRAKIVVPPEFDYLHYECELVAVIGRPARKVKVAQALDYVGGYTIGNDLTIRDFVSNYFRPPIKAKGFDTFGPLGPFLTTADEVDPTDVHLRTYVNGELRQEGWTGDLRHGVAELIEYITAYMTLNPGDMIWTGTPEGISHIHAGDSLRLEVDGLGALENDVVASLKEGGS, via the coding sequence ATGAAAACTGCGCGCTTCGCCTGCAACGGCCAGGTCCTGGAGGCCGTCTTCGAGAACGGAAAACTCATGGTGGGCACGGTCGCCTACGATCCGGAGGACGTCATGTTCCTGCCGCCGGTAGACCATACGAGCAAGGCCATCGGCGTGGCGCTGGGGTACACCGAGCACGCGAAGGAACTGAACCTGGACCTGCCCGAGGAACCCATCCTGTTCAACAAGATGCCCCAGACCTTCATCGGCCACCGCGCGAAGATCGTCGTCCCCCCGGAATTCGACTACCTGCACTACGAATGCGAACTCGTCGCCGTGATCGGACGGCCCGCCCGGAAGGTAAAGGTCGCACAGGCCCTGGACTACGTGGGGGGCTATACCATCGGCAACGACCTGACGATCCGGGACTTCGTCAGCAACTACTTCAGGCCGCCGATCAAGGCCAAGGGTTTCGATACCTTCGGACCGCTCGGTCCCTTCCTGACCACCGCGGACGAAGTCGATCCCACGGACGTACACCTGCGCACCTACGTCAACGGGGAACTCCGCCAGGAGGGCTGGACCGGCGACCTGCGCCACGGCGTCGCCGAACTCATCGAGTACATCACCGCCTACATGACCCTGAACCCCGGGGACATGATCTGGACGGGCACGCCGGAAGGCATATCCCACATCCACGCGGGCGACAGCCTCCGGCTGGAAGTGGACGGACTGGGTGCCCTGGAGAACGACGTAGTGGCCAGTCTCAAGGAGGGCGGATCATAA
- the hpaE gene encoding 5-carboxymethyl-2-hydroxymuconate semialdehyde dehydrogenase, which produces MARFRDEGIGHLIGGSSVPAGGDTFENVSPIDHAVLCPVAKGGPGEVDAAARAATEAFAVWRETTGTERKRLLHRVADLIEANGEEIALLETCDTGQPIRFMSKAATRAAENFRFFADRAESASDGLALPAAGHLNYTLRQPIGPVGIITPWNTPFMLSTWKIAPALAAGCTVVHKPAEWSPVTATRLAELVHEAGIPPGVVNVVNGIGETAGRALTEHPDIKAIGFVGDTQTGRAIMRQGAETLKRVHFELGGKNPVVVFADADLDRALDATIFMIYSLNGERCTSGSRVLVERAIYDDFTGRLAERVKRIRLGNPFDPATELGPLIHPLHLEKVQSYVTAGLQEGATLIAGGKCPEHAGAGNYFEATLFGDADRSMRIAREEVFGPFLTAIPFDSEAEALEVANDVDYGLSAYLWTRDVTRAHAFARRLEAGMVWVNSENVRHLPTPFGGMKSSGIGRDGGDYSFDFYMETKNIDIALGHHPVPKLGK; this is translated from the coding sequence ATCGCCCGCTTCCGAGATGAGGGCATCGGACACCTCATCGGCGGATCGTCCGTCCCCGCAGGCGGAGACACCTTCGAAAACGTCTCGCCCATCGACCATGCCGTGCTTTGCCCCGTAGCGAAAGGCGGCCCCGGGGAGGTCGACGCCGCGGCCCGCGCGGCTACGGAGGCCTTCGCCGTCTGGCGCGAGACGACGGGAACCGAGCGAAAACGGTTGTTGCACCGGGTGGCCGACCTGATCGAGGCGAACGGCGAGGAGATCGCCCTGCTGGAGACCTGCGACACGGGACAGCCCATCCGGTTCATGTCGAAAGCCGCGACGCGGGCCGCCGAGAACTTCCGGTTCTTCGCGGACCGGGCCGAAAGTGCATCGGACGGCCTCGCCTTGCCGGCGGCCGGGCACCTGAACTATACGCTGAGACAGCCCATCGGACCGGTGGGCATCATCACGCCCTGGAACACGCCTTTCATGCTCAGCACGTGGAAGATAGCCCCGGCGCTGGCGGCCGGCTGCACGGTGGTGCACAAGCCCGCGGAATGGAGTCCGGTCACGGCCACGCGCCTGGCAGAACTGGTCCACGAGGCGGGTATTCCCCCGGGCGTGGTCAACGTGGTCAACGGCATCGGCGAGACCGCGGGACGGGCGCTCACCGAGCACCCGGACATCAAGGCCATCGGATTCGTGGGCGACACGCAGACCGGGCGGGCCATCATGCGCCAGGGCGCCGAGACGCTGAAGCGGGTGCATTTCGAACTGGGCGGCAAGAACCCGGTGGTCGTCTTCGCCGATGCGGACCTGGACCGGGCCCTGGATGCCACGATATTCATGATCTACAGCCTCAACGGGGAGCGGTGCACATCGGGCAGCCGGGTGCTGGTGGAGCGGGCGATCTACGACGATTTCACCGGGCGGCTTGCGGAACGGGTAAAGCGCATCCGCCTGGGTAACCCCTTCGACCCGGCCACCGAACTGGGTCCCCTGATCCACCCGCTGCACCTGGAGAAGGTCCAGAGCTACGTGACCGCGGGGCTGCAGGAGGGCGCCACGCTGATCGCCGGGGGGAAATGCCCGGAGCACGCCGGCGCCGGCAACTACTTCGAGGCCACGCTCTTCGGTGACGCCGACCGGTCCATGCGTATCGCCCGGGAGGAGGTTTTCGGTCCTTTTCTCACCGCCATCCCCTTCGACTCGGAAGCGGAAGCGCTGGAGGTGGCGAACGACGTGGACTACGGCCTGTCCGCTTATCTCTGGACGCGCGACGTCACCCGCGCCCATGCCTTCGCCCGGCGCCTCGAAGCCGGCATGGTCTGGGTGAACTCGGAGAACGTGCGCCACCTGCCCACGCCATTCGGCGGCATGAAGTCGAGCGGAATCGGCCGTGACGGGGGCGACTACAGCTTCGACTTCTACATGGAAACGAAGAACATCGACATCGCCCTCGGACACCATCCCGTACCGAAACTGGGTAAATAA